The genomic segment ACCGCCGAGTGCGGCCTGAAGAGTCTCGAGTTCAAGCTGCCGGCCGAGACGCCGGAGGCCGAGGTGCTCGCCCTCGTCGAGCGGCTCAACGCCGACCCGGCCGTGCATGGCATCCTGGTCCAGCTGCCGCTGCCGAAGCAGATCGACGCCGACAAGGTGCTCGGCCTGATCCATCCGGACAAGGACGTCGACGGCTTCCACCCGCTCAACGCCGGCCGCCTTTCCGTCGGCCTGCCGGGCTTCGTGCCCTGCACCCCGCGCGGCTCGCAGATCCTGATCGACGGCGTGACGTCCGACCTCTCCGGCAAGCACGCCGTGGTGATCGGCCGCTCCAACATCGTCGGCAAGCCGATGGCGCAGCTCCTTCTCCAGAAGAACGCCACGGTGACGATCGCCCATTCGCGCACCAAGGACCTGCCCGCGGTGTGCCGCACCGCCGACGTGCTGGTGGCCGCGGTCGGCCGGCCGCTGATGGTGAAGGGCGACTGGATCAAGCCGGGCGCGATCGTGATCGACGTCGGCATCAACCGCATCGAGGTGGACGGCAAGGGCAAGATCGTCGGCGACGTCGACTTCGACAGCGCGGTCGAGGTCGCCGGCGCGATCACCCCGGTGCCGCGCGGCGTCGGCCCGATGACTATCGCCTGCCTGATGCTGAACACGCTCGATTCGGCGCGCCGGGCCGTCGGCGCGAGCTGACGGCCGCGGGCGCGCGGCGCAGGACCGTAGGCGTCGCGGCGCTGCGAGGTCCCGACGGGTCGGGACCTCGCGGGACCGCCGTCACGGCCGATAGGTCACCAGCATCACGAAGATGCCGAGCGCGCGCGGGTCGCCGTTGCCGCCGGTCGCCGCCGGGACCTTCGGCTCGCAGTCGATCACCAGCCGCGGCGTCCTCGTGCCGGCGGGCAGGCTCACGGTCCGCGTGGTTCGTGGCGGCATGACCACGCGCTCGACCCGTCCGCCGTAATCGAGCGCGACCGGCTGCTCGACGGCGTGGTGGTTGCGCAGCGTGACTTCGAGCGCGGAGAAACTCGGCGTGGTGTCGATCGCGAGTTCGGCGCGGCCGCGGGTCCAGCGACCGGTGGTGTCCGCCCCGTACCACGCGCGGGCCGCCGCGTCGGGCAGCCAGTGTTTCGCCATCTCGATCGTGCCCGGGCGATGCCGGAAGATGTAGCCGCTGTCGAAATTCGAGAAGCCGGGCATCTTGGTCGCCACGAAGCCGTGACGCGTGAACAGCTCCACGAGATAGGCTTCGGTGAAGCCGAGTTCGAACCAGCGCCGCCGGCGCACCACCGCGACCGTTTCGCTGTCGAGACGCATGCCCCAGGGATAGGGAATGGCGGGTTTTTCGGCCGGCGTGATCGGCTCGCCCGCGATGATCACCCGCCCGTCCGGCGCCAGCAGGGCCTTCAGCCGGCCGAGCAGGTGGGTCAGGTTCGTGCAGTGGTGCAGCGATTCGAAGAAGTAGATCAGGTCGTACTTGCGTCCGGGCCGCGGCCCGTCGCCGAACCGGCCCGGGAACGGCGTCAGCGGCACCCGGAAGAACTCGGCCTGCGCCCGCACGAAGTTGCAGAACACCGGCGAGATGTCGACGGTGTCGACGTTGACGCCGAGGCGGGCGAAGTCGAGCGCGATCAGGCCGTAGCCGGCACCGTATTCCAGCGCCCACTGGCCGGGTTGGACGTTCGAATGGACGAGGATGTTGCCGGCCGCCCGGATGTGTTCGCCCGCCTGCGCGACCGCGCCGGGATGGCGATACTTGTAGTAGCCGGGCATGCGGACGACGTCGGGCGTCGTTTCGACCGCGACCTCGTCGAGGTCGGCGTCGTAGTCGCGGCCGGCACCGGCGATCGCCTGCCACAGCCGGTGCTGCTGCTCGGCGTAGGCGGCGGAGAAGGGGTCGAGTCCCTCCTCGTACCAGGAAGGGAGGGCGAGGGCGGCGCGGGCGAAATCCCGCCACGCTTCATCCTTGCCGAAGCCCTTGAAAAACGCATCCGTGACGGCGTCGATATCGTCGAGTTGAAATGTGGCCACGTCGCACTCCTAATCGGGAACTGCGGTCTGCCATACGTAACACGATCAGAACGGGCACATAAGGCGCGGTACAGTCGCAAATATGTCATGAATACGAATGGCAAGGGATCGCGCATCACGTGGATCGGTGCGTTGCCTGCCAGGGCCGGCCAAGCGTCGACGGACGTCGCGAAGGCACGGCGTCCCGCGGCGCGGCCGGCGAGCTCGCCGCGGACGCGCCGGCCTGTCGCACCACGTCCGGGCCACGCCGGCCTTGATCCCGTCGGGGCGCCGTGGTGTCTCTCGCGGCGACACGAATCCCGGCGACGAGAGGAAAGAGCGATGTCCGAGATCTGGTTCAAGGTCGGCGAGGCCACGGTGTTCGCGGCCGACGGTCAGTACACCGACGCCATGCCCGAGGTGCTGATCGGCTCCACCCGCGGCCCGGCCGGCCAGGCCTTCGCCTCGATGATGGGCCAGGTGCAGGGCCACACCCGCATGTTCGTGGTGCGCGACTGCAACCAGCTGGTCCGCCCGGCCACGATGATGACCACCAAGGCGACCATCCAGTCGCTGGAATACGTCGACCTGCTCGGCGGCGTCGTCCAGGGCGCGATCGGCGACGCCATCGTCGACTGCCTCGCCGAGGGCATCATCCCGCGCGACGTCGTCGACGACATCTGCATGATCGTGATGGTCTGGCTCGATCCGCGCTGCGCCGATCACGCCGAACTCGACAAGGCCGACCTCTACCGCACCAACTACGAGGCGACCAAGATCGCGATCTCGCGCGCGCTGACGGGCCAGCCGACGGTCGACGAACTGATCGCCAACCGCAAGACGGTGAAGCACTACGCCCTCGACGGCGTGGTCGACTACTGATCCGGGTCCGGGAGGCTCGCGTCCGTCGGGCCTCCCGCCGCCGCTCACGCGGCCGGCGGCGCGCCGAGACGGTCGGCGATGCGCTCGCCGGCGAGGCGTCCGGTCGCAAGGCACGCGGTCAGCAGGTAGCCGCCGGTCGGGGCCTCCCAGTCCAGCATCTCGCCGGCGACGTGGACGCCGGGGATCGCCCTCAGTTCGAAGGCGTCGTCGACGCCCGCGAAGGCGACGCCGCCCGCGCTCGAGATCGCCTCGGCGATCGGCCGCGGCGCGACGACCGCGAGCGGCAGCGCCTTCAGCGCCGCCGCGAGCGGCTCCGGCCCCAGATCGGCCGCCCCCGGCAGGCACTCGCGGACGAGGCCGGCCTTGACGCCCTCGAGCCCCGCCGCCTTGCGCAGCCGGTTGGCGAAGGACTGCCGGCGATCGAGCCGGGCGAGGTCGCGCGCGAGCCGCGCCGCGTCGCGACCCGGCACCAGGTCCAACTCGACCACCGCCGGGCGGCCCTCCGCCAGCGCGTCGCGCAGCGCCGCCGCGTGGGCGTAGACGAGCGAGCCCTCGATGCCCGTCGCGGTCACCACGAACTCGCCGGCCCGGGCGACGCCGTCGACGCTCGCCACCACCGATTTCACCGGCTGGCCGGCGTTGCGGTCCCGGAAGACCTCGCTCCAGGCGACGTCGAAGCCGCAATTGGCCGGCCGGAGCGGCACGACCGGCACGCCGCGCGCCGCGAGGAGCGCGGTCCACGCCCCGTCGGAGCCGAGCCGCGGCCAGCTGGCGCCGCCGAGGGCGAGCAGCGTCGCCACGGGGCGCTGCGTGAACGGGCCGTCGGGGCCGGAGAAGGCGAGGGCGCCGTCGTCGGTCCAGCCGGTCCAGCGCGAGCGGGTGTGGATCGCGACGCCGAGGCCGTCCAGCCGGTGCAGCCATGCCCTGAGCAGCGGGCTCGCCTTCATCGCCTTCGGGAACACCCGGCCGGACGAGCCGACGAAGGTCTCGGCGCCGAGGCCGTCGGCCCAGGCGCGCACGGCTGCGGGTGGAAAGGCGGCGAGCGCCTCGGCGAGGGCGGGGCGGGCGGCGCCGTAGCGGCCGACGAAGACGTCCGCGGCCTCGCCGTGGGTGAGGTTGAGGCCGGAGCGGCCGGCGAGCAGGAACTTGCGGCCGACCGTCGGCATCGCCTCGTGCACGGTGACGGCGAGGCCGCGCCCGGCGAGCCGCTCCGCCGCCATCAGACCCGCCGGACCGCCGCCGACCACCGCCACTTCGTCGCGCGCCATGCCGCCGTCCACCCGGTTCCCTGAGATCGCCGCCGGCATAGCAGGGCGGCCGGGCGCGGTCGAGCATTGCCGCCGTTGCAGAACCATGGCCCTGATGGTGTAGGCTCCGGATCATGATCCGCGTCACCGACCGCATCGCCATCGACGAGAACGACCTGACGTTCACCTTCGTCCAGGCCTCCGGGCCCGGCGGGCAGAACGTCAACAAGGTCGCCACCGCCGCCGCCCTGCGCTGGCCTCTGTGGGCCGCGAACGGCGTGCCGTGGGACGTCAAGATGCGCGTCGCCGGCCTCGCCGGGCGCCGGCTGACGCAGGACGGCGAGATCGTCATCGTCGCCCAGCGCTTCCGGACCCAGGAGCGCAATCGCGCCGACGCGATCGAACGCCTCGTCGGCCTGCTGCGCGAGGCTGCCGAACCGCCGAAACCGCGGATCGCGACCAAGCCGACCTATGCGAGCCGGGTCCGCCGCGTCGACGACAAGGCACGGCGCGGCGCGGTCAAGCGGACCCGGCGGGTGGTGCCGGGGATCGACGAGGAGTGAGGCAATGGCGCGGATCGGCGGCGGATGCCTGTGCGGTGCGGTGCGCTACGCGGTCGAGACCGACGGCGCCGTCGTCGACTTCTGCCACTGTACCTCGTGCCGGCGCGCCGGCGGCGCCGCGGCGGTGGCGTGGATGCAGGTGCCGCCGCCCGCCTTCGCGGTCGTCGCCGGGACGGCGCGCGGCTACGCCTCGTCGGCCGGGATGACGCGCTTCTTCTGTCCTGCCTGCGGCTCGCAGCTGTTCATGACCGATCGGGAGGGCCGTTCGGTCGGCGTCACGCTCGGCACGCTCGACGATCCCGAGGCGGTGCGGCCGACCGCCCACGGCTTCGACGCCGAGCGCCCGAGCTGGCTGCCGGTCTGCGACGGCCTGCCCCGCTTCGACGGCGCCCCGCCCTACGATCTCTGAACGCTCCCAAGGCTTTGGTTCCACCGGGGGAGGGGGCGCCCGTCGTCATCGCGCTGTCGCGCGGGCGGACGACACTGCCTCGTCCGACCGACGCGCCCTCGGGCTGCGAAGATTTTTTTGATCGAACGGTCGGATCTTTCGCCGGGGCGGTGCCGGGAACGGTGACTTGTCCACAGGCCGAGGCCGCGGATTTCCGCGGTTTCAAAGGGCAACCGGACGACCGCGGGGGTCGATCGCGGGCTGGCTTCCGACGCGCTTGACACCCCGGGCGGCCCCGCCTATAACCCGCTCCATCGACGGCGGCGCTGCGGTGACGCGGTGCCGGCGGGAAGCGGCGCTCTGGACGGTTCGACCGGGTGGGGCGCGGCGGTGTCGGCGGGACGGCCCTGGCGGTCGTCGGAGCCGGCGGTTCTGGACCTGATAGTCTGGAGCGTTTTTTCGTCGGGTGGCCTCCTCTGTTCGGGGCCGGACACCCGGCGGTTCACTGCGGTCTTGACACGGCGACGTGACGAGATTAGGTGAGCGCCTCGCCGACGGGCACGCCCCGGCGGCGCGATTTCGAGGGTCTTCGATCCTCCGTTCTTTGACAAGTTGGATGAGAGAAGAAGGAGAAACGTGGTCGGCGGAGTGTCCGCGGGCCTGGTTCTCGGGATCGTCGGGTGGCTTCGGTTGCCTGGTTGTTTCGGGGGTCTGGTCCGAATGAGAGACAAGTCCGACGGCACGTTTTGACCGATAAGGTGTGCGACGCCTTGTTCTCGGCCTTTCGGGGTCGGGGATATGGTGTCGGATAGACCTCGTCGAGTTTTTGCGTGACCAATGTCGGGTGAAGAGCTCTTGAACCTGAGAGTTTGATCCTGGCTCAGAACGAACGCTGGCGGCAGGCTTAACACATGCAAGTCGAACGCTCGTGGCAACACGGGAGTGGCAGACGGGTGAGTAACGCGTGGGAACCTACCTCATGGTGCGGAATAACTCAGGGAAACTTGAGCTAATACCGCATGTGCCCTTCGGGGGGAAAGATTTATCGCCATGGGATGGGCCCGCGTCGGATTAGCTAGTTGGTGGGGTAACGGCCTACCAAGGCGACGATCCGTAGCTGGTCTGAGAGGATGATCAGCCACACTGGGACTGAGACACGGCCCAGACTCCTACGGGAGGCAGCAGTGGGGAATATTGGACAATGGGCGCAAGCCTGATCCAGCCATGCCGCGTGAGTGATGAAGGCCTTAGGGTTGTAAAGCTCTTTCGCCGGTGAAGATAATGACGGTAACCGGAGAAGAAGCCCCGGCTAACTTCGTGCCAGCAGCCGCGGT from the Oharaeibacter diazotrophicus genome contains:
- the folD gene encoding bifunctional methylenetetrahydrofolate dehydrogenase/methenyltetrahydrofolate cyclohydrolase FolD, producing the protein MSATIIDGFAVAAGLREKIAADAAALKASHGVTPGLAVVLVGEDPASAVYVRNKLKATAECGLKSLEFKLPAETPEAEVLALVERLNADPAVHGILVQLPLPKQIDADKVLGLIHPDKDVDGFHPLNAGRLSVGLPGFVPCTPRGSQILIDGVTSDLSGKHAVVIGRSNIVGKPMAQLLLQKNATVTIAHSRTKDLPAVCRTADVLVAAVGRPLMVKGDWIKPGAIVIDVGINRIEVDGKGKIVGDVDFDSAVEVAGAITPVPRGVGPMTIACLMLNTLDSARRAVGAS
- a CDS encoding class I SAM-dependent methyltransferase, giving the protein MATFQLDDIDAVTDAFFKGFGKDEAWRDFARAALALPSWYEEGLDPFSAAYAEQQHRLWQAIAGAGRDYDADLDEVAVETTPDVVRMPGYYKYRHPGAVAQAGEHIRAAGNILVHSNVQPGQWALEYGAGYGLIALDFARLGVNVDTVDISPVFCNFVRAQAEFFRVPLTPFPGRFGDGPRPGRKYDLIYFFESLHHCTNLTHLLGRLKALLAPDGRVIIAGEPITPAEKPAIPYPWGMRLDSETVAVVRRRRWFELGFTEAYLVELFTRHGFVATKMPGFSNFDSGYIFRHRPGTIEMAKHWLPDAAARAWYGADTTGRWTRGRAELAIDTTPSFSALEVTLRNHHAVEQPVALDYGGRVERVVMPPRTTRTVSLPAGTRTPRLVIDCEPKVPAATGGNGDPRALGIFVMLVTYRP
- the fae gene encoding formaldehyde-activating enzyme encodes the protein MSEIWFKVGEATVFAADGQYTDAMPEVLIGSTRGPAGQAFASMMGQVQGHTRMFVVRDCNQLVRPATMMTTKATIQSLEYVDLLGGVVQGAIGDAIVDCLAEGIIPRDVVDDICMIVMVWLDPRCADHAELDKADLYRTNYEATKIAISRALTGQPTVDELIANRKTVKHYALDGVVDY
- a CDS encoding TIGR03862 family flavoprotein, which produces MARDEVAVVGGGPAGLMAAERLAGRGLAVTVHEAMPTVGRKFLLAGRSGLNLTHGEAADVFVGRYGAARPALAEALAAFPPAAVRAWADGLGAETFVGSSGRVFPKAMKASPLLRAWLHRLDGLGVAIHTRSRWTGWTDDGALAFSGPDGPFTQRPVATLLALGGASWPRLGSDGAWTALLAARGVPVVPLRPANCGFDVAWSEVFRDRNAGQPVKSVVASVDGVARAGEFVVTATGIEGSLVYAHAAALRDALAEGRPAVVELDLVPGRDAARLARDLARLDRRQSFANRLRKAAGLEGVKAGLVRECLPGAADLGPEPLAAALKALPLAVVAPRPIAEAISSAGGVAFAGVDDAFELRAIPGVHVAGEMLDWEAPTGGYLLTACLATGRLAGERIADRLGAPPAA
- the arfB gene encoding alternative ribosome rescue aminoacyl-tRNA hydrolase ArfB, with translation MIRVTDRIAIDENDLTFTFVQASGPGGQNVNKVATAAALRWPLWAANGVPWDVKMRVAGLAGRRLTQDGEIVIVAQRFRTQERNRADAIERLVGLLREAAEPPKPRIATKPTYASRVRRVDDKARRGAVKRTRRVVPGIDEE
- a CDS encoding GFA family protein — encoded protein: MARIGGGCLCGAVRYAVETDGAVVDFCHCTSCRRAGGAAAVAWMQVPPPAFAVVAGTARGYASSAGMTRFFCPACGSQLFMTDREGRSVGVTLGTLDDPEAVRPTAHGFDAERPSWLPVCDGLPRFDGAPPYDL